One Drechmeria coniospora strain ARSEF 6962 chromosome 01, whole genome shotgun sequence genomic region harbors:
- a CDS encoding C2H2 transcription factor, whose translation MDGSPYPSNGINTNSAPQTYPSPTAASPNQLGSPTPQTLPPLQPPTSAMQPMYNSHPHTPRTPGTPNTPNSTGNVTSYQNTSQPSSRPGMYSMAQNPYPPHQGYGTTSAMMPQATTAASHPHQHPQPIAPAPAPPGGRGPPVLRPMPPGGIIPQPGMNSPYGPGPLMQPNQPIQDGEQPTHVVGSQGRRGILPSAPGRPAAPAAGTGAAKSTVIPVKDADGKFPCPHCTKTYLHAKHLKRHLLRHTGDRPYMCVLCRDTFSRSDILKRHFQKCSIRRGNPTGASHLSHPQAHVKKNAQAQKAAGLGNEGDLNHLNGLNNMPPADGMVHPFGMVPVSDGMNSMAGDQSHLSRSNSMQRLENGAAQDRRSMPGMGNSQPYGNDGISNQQMPQYSMPPGQNGMPMYGGSNPNQQSGLDWSQMFQAGAHQTLNDHPFPPPNRGQTQIGTKTGPNVAAEPTARRPSDSVVYSEWGIPSNIENPYVQLSDQILNFFYPPTNEAIDPFLTGMNLHFSPDNVRDFICQYQNFHRHAPLLHSPSFRIMEAHPGLATSLCCIGACYSDRVEQSVVRDMMDSLWTAMERDCCAASTTSVEDAGVPSRTSRSGMERLQALLLINVLHVWNGTRQQRERARQMFPQIASQCRSLGLMHTPVALNVEARADHWMSWVERELRVRLMHAVFMCDTMWTLFCNMPPQLDPFDMALPLPCAEPAWDARGAFDWVAVVQNAGGSPTASGVLEQPETNLALRTLLHPTYRIIGGRMGTSGILVLVNSIISLIWRARRDACVDLSMHDALPRRDWIVSHASSIKTETGDGGHRLDPRCYTALSDALDKVRGISDEDATSITSCAPGSVMSSHVDEAFSMARRLLRATEPDDAWLTEEACFTHVLRLFGGAKARATDDEVSKAKDLGAMVDANEARHGIEEELVLHLTDFFDAVS comes from the exons ATGGACGGATCTCCTTACCCATCCAATGGTATAAACACGAACTCGGCGCCTCAGACGTACCCATCACCGACGGCCGCATCCCCGAACCAGCTCGGCTCCCCGACTCCCCAGACGCTGCCTCCGCTGCAGCCTCCGACCTCTGCGATGCAGCCCATGTACAACAGCCACCCGCACACGCCGCGAACCCCCGGGACGCCCAACACGCCCAACTCGACGGGCAACGTGACGAGCTACCAGAACACGTCGCAGCCCTCGTCCCGGCCGGGCATGTACTCGATGGCCCAGAACCCGTACCCGCCGCATCAAGGCTACGGCACCAcgtcggccatgatgccgcAGGCCACCACGGCTGCCTCGCACCCGCACCAGCACCCGCAGCCCATCgccccggcgccggcccCCCCCGGCGGCCGCGGTCCTCCTGTCCTGCGCCCGATGCCCCCGGGTGGCATCATCCCCCAGCCCGGCATGAACTCGCCCTACGGCCCCGGGCCGCTCATGCAGCCGAACCAGCCCATCCAGGACGGCGAGCAGCCGAcgcacgtcgtcggctctCAGGGTCGCCGGGGCATCCTCCCCAGCGCCCCCGGAAGGCCCgccgctcccgccgccggcaccggcgccgccaagaGCACCGTCATCCCCGTCAAGGATGCCGATGGCAAGTTTCCCTGCCCTCACTGCACCAAGACGTACCTGCACGCCAAGCACCTGAAGCGTCACCTCCTCCGAC ACACTGGCGACCGCCCCTACATGTGCGTGCTTTGCCGTGACACGTTCTCGCGCAGTGACATCTTGAAGCGTCACTTCCAGAAGTGCTCCATCCGCCGTGGCAACCCCACCGGAGCCAGCCACCTGTCCCACCCTCAAGCCCACGTGAAGAAGAACGCGCAGGCCCAGAAGGCGGCCGGCCTAGGCAACGAGGGCGACCTGAACCATCTCAACGGCCTCAACAACATGCcccccgccgacggcatggtGCATCCGTTCGGCATGGTTCCCGTGTCGGATGGCATGAACAGCATGGCGGGCGACCAGAGCCACCTCTCGCGCTCCAACAGCATGCAGAGGCTCGAGAACGGCGCGGCCCAGGACAGGAGAAGCATGCCCGGCATGGGAAACTCGCAACCctacggcaacgacggcataAGCAACCAGCAGATGCCCCAGTACAGCATGCCTCCGGGTCAGAATGGCATGCCCATGTATGGTGGTTCGAACCCCAATCAACAATCTGGCCTCGATTGGTCTCAGATGTTCCAGGCTGGTGCGCATCAAACCCTCAACGATCATCCATTTCCTCCCCCTAATCGTGGACAGACGCAGATCGGAACCAAAACCGGGCCTAACGTAGCCGCGGAGCCGACGGCTCGCCGCCCCAGCGATTCCGTCGTCTACTCCGAGTGGGGCATACCGTCGAACATTGAAAATCCCTACGTCCAACTTTCCGACCAGATCCTCAACTTCTTCTACCCTCCTACTAATGAGGCGATTGACCCCTTCCTGACGGGCATGAACCTGCACTTTTCTCCCGACAACGTTCGCGATTTCATTTGTCAGTACCAAAACTTCCATCGACACGCGCCCCTCCTCCACTCGCCCTCGTTCCGCATCATGGAGGCGCACCCTGGCCTGGCCACGTCTCTCTGCTGCATCGGTGCCTGCTATTCGGATCGGGTCGAGCAGTCGGTCGTGCGGGACATGATGGACTCTCTCTGGACGGCCATGGAGCGAGATTGTTGCGCCGCGTCGACCACGAGCGTGGAAGACGCCGGCGTGCCCTCTCGCACATCCAGGTCGGGCATGGAGAGGCTTCAGGCCTTGCTGCTCATCAACGTCCTTCACGTCTGGAACGGCACTCGGCAACAGCGGGAACGGGCTCGGCAAATGTTCCCCCAGATCGCATCGCAGTGTCGAAGCCTCGGCCTGATGCATACACCCGTGGCCCTCAACGTCGAAGCGCGAGCCGATCATTGGATGTCCTGGGTGGAGCGGGAGCTGCGCGTGCGCCTCATGCATGCCGTTTTCATGTGCGACACGATGTGGACTCTATTCTGCAACATGCCACCGCAGCTTGATCCTTTCGACATGGCCCTTCCGCTACCCTGCGCCGAGCCGGCCTGGGACGCGCGGGGTGCCTTCGACTGGGTTGCGGTGGTTCAGAATGCGGGAGGGAGCCCGACGGCAAGCGGCGTGCTCGAGCAACCGGAAACCAACCTGGCGCTGCGAACGCTGCTCCATCCGACGTACCGAATCATCGGAGGCAGGATGGGCACGAGCGGGATATTAGTCCTCGTCAATTCCATCATCTCCTTGATCTGGCGCGCCCGGCGAGACGCCTGCGTCGACCTCTCCATGCATGACGCCCTCCCGCGCCGCGATTGGATCGTTTCGCACGCCAGCAGCATCAAGACGGAaaccggcgacggcggccatcgtTTGGATCCCCGGTGTTACACCGCTTTGAGTGACGCTCTGGACAAGGTCAGGGGGAtctcggacgaggatgcgACGTCAATCACAAGTTGTGCGCCGGGGTCTGTCATGTCGTCtcacgtcgacgaggcgttTTCCATGGCGAGGCGCCTCCTGCGGGCGACGGAGCCCGACGACGCATGGCTGACGGAGGAAGCCTGTTTCACGCACGTTCTGCGGCTTTTCGGCGGTGCCAAGGCACGGGCAACGGACGATGAAGTATCAAAAGCAAAGGATCTAGGGGCGATGGTTGATGCCAACGAAGCGCGACACGGCATCGAGGAGGAGTTGGTGCTACACCTGACGGATTTTTTCGACGCTGTCTCATGA
- a CDS encoding DUF500 domain protein: MQRVSTFLPSWERRHSNSTSSTKSATSKSTGGLFGWGKRSSASSTTSNTTPHSPRLPAKISIAAANDDRVQREVFWPATLDIECDRAARILKSFCTDGYLAPIDAPPAEEEVPTPTSTTDPPPTPLFVTKKIPKRVIQNAAGIAVFTCMRSGLWMTGSGGSGILIARKSDGTWSPPSGILLHTPTLSFIIGVDIYDCVLVINNLSALESISRRHVTLGDDVGLTNGPSVTLDSDEAHIKWKELGNTVLAYMKARGRHQAVNLNGCILTERGNENERFYGDHVTQMDILAGNVARHVQETAPLFEVIKLAEGRTDFDAAIIHRTAVQPAPGDAVIATPRSVSASPRLAFGQPQADDPDPFGVLALEMAGLEIREAGTRLRPPSSQFEYGPTPLSPAMSKFNRQSVETAATRSNRASVVSIRTARSDAATKIGPADTPETTPISGQSDDEQGTAAVNPIPEIKEADEVDYTRVDLTPLGSLGEVHSMGVEPAEPAAEPASTSTEERCGDGQNSAASGRPADDSPSAPSTEDEVEEKGAEEKGAEEEETKTSSLDDESDDSDDMEDEEPVVFEVAAAQPARAQLIPSRVIQAKGNMVTIHKRVAPPLPKRSPARHPRCSQDEMGTEMASVQSPLRQAFSEADLKNAEDEDEARPRSAAPDDASSRDGSAEEVEVAVSRAGIATVAVDAAGDGQSDSSTSREPSTDDTVTEDAQPAQSGIGMALTADDDEEAEDLRGDEKETVETKDDNTVGPNGEETDATKDVVENTDDCDGLMDDSPADQTDSTIHKSHASSICTGGTEDRWSCDGSSLTASTLERPHSRAEEMTEEDTPKKLAKEVDSPNALGRLALTAV, translated from the exons ATGCAGCGCGTCTCGACCTTTCTCCCCTCGTGGGAACGGAGACATTCCAACTCCACCTCGAGCACCAAGTCGGCCACCAGCAAATCCACCGGCGGTCTGTTCGGCTGGGGAAAACGCAGCAGCGCCTCGAGCACCACGTCCAACACGACTCCCCATTCCCCTCGCCTTCCCGCCAAGATCAGCATCGCTGCCGCCAACGATGATCGAGTCCAGCGCGAGGTATTCTGGCCTGCGACCCTCGACATCGAGTGCGACAGGGCCGCGCGCATCTTGAAATCATTCTGCA CCGATGGATATCTAGCCCCCATCGACGccccgccggccgaggaggaggtgccgacgccgacctcgacgaccgacCCTCCCCCGACGCCCCTCTTCGTGACCAAGAAGATACCCAAACGTGTGATCCAAAATGCGGCGGGAATCGCCGTCTTCACCTGCATGCGCAGCGGCCTGTGGATGACAGGATCCGGAGGCTCTGGCATCCTCATCGCTAGGAAATCCGACGGAACCTGGTCACCCCCGTccggcatcctcctccacACCCCGACACTCAGCTTCATCATCGGAGTCGACATCTACGACTGCGTCCTCGTAATCAACAACCTATCCGCCCTCGAATCCATCTCTCGCCGTCACGTCACCCTCGGCGATGACGTTGGCCTGACCAACGGACCCTCCGTCAccctcgactcggacgaggcaCACATCAAGTGGAAGGAGCTCGGCAACACCGTCTTGGCCTACATGAAAGCCCGAGGCCGCCACCAGGCCGTCAACCTCAACGGCTGCATCCTGACGGAGCGGGGGAACGAAAACGAGCGCTTCTATGGCGACCACGTCACCCAGATGgacatcctcgccggcaaCGTGGCCCGCCACGTGCAAGAAACGGCCCCGCTGTTCGAGGTCATCAAGCTGGCCGAGGGGAGGACCGatttcgacgccgccatcatTCACAGGACGGCTGTGCAGCCGGCccccggcgacgccgtcatcgcgACCCCAAGGTCCGTCTCGGCGTCCCCGCGCCTCGCCTTTGGTCAGCCGCAGGCCGACGACCCAGACCCCTTTGGCGTGCTCGCCCTCGAAATGGCCGGCTTGGAGATCCGAGAAGCAGGCACCCGCCTGAGGCCGCCAAGCTCTCAGTTCGAGTACGGTCCGACGCCGCTGAGCCCCGCCATGTCCAAGTTTAACCGGCAGAGCGTCGAAACCGCAGCCACCCGTAGCAACCGCGCCAGCGTCGTGTCCAtcaggacggcgaggagcgacGCGGCCACCAAGATCGGCCCGGCCGACACGCCGGAGACGACGCCCATCTCCGGCCAGAGCGATGACGAGCAAGGTACCGCCGCCGTAAACCCCATTCCGGAGAtcaaggaggccgacgaggtcgactaTACCAGAGTTGACCTCACCCCTCTGGGgagcctcggcgaggtccaTTCCATGGGCGTGGAGCCCGCCGaacccgccgccgagcccgcgAGCACCTCAACTGAGGAAAGATGTGGGGACGGCCAAAATTCTGCCGCCTCCGGCCGCCCTGCCGACGATTCACCTAGCGCCCCCTCGACTGAAGATGAAGTGGAAGAGAAGGGAGCGGAAGAGAAGGGAGCGGAAGAGGAAGAAACGAAGACCAGCAGCCTTGATGATGAATCGGATGACTCGGACGAcatggaggacgaggaacccgtcgtcttcgaggtcgccgccgcccagccgGCGCGTGCTCAGCTCATTCCTTCCCGAGTGATCCAAGCCAAGGGCAACATGGTCACCATTCATAAGCGGGTGGCCCCTCCACTGCCGAAGAGAAGCCCGGCCAGGCACCCCCGCTGCAGCCAGGACGAGATGGGTACCGAGATGGCCAGCGTGCAAAGCCCATTGCGGCAGGCCTTCAGCGAGGCGGACTTGAAGaacgccgaggatgaggacgaaGCGCGACCTCGCAGCGCGGCGCCCGACGATGCGAGTTCGCGCGACGGCAGTgcggaggaggtggaggtCGCAGTGAGCCGAGCCGGCAtagccaccgtcgccgttgaTGCCGCTGGTGACGGCCAGTCCGACTCCTCAACCTCGAGGGAGCCCAGCACGGACGATACCGTCACCGAGGACGCTCAACCGGCGCAGTCAGGGATTGGAATGGCcctcaccgccgacgacgatgaagaggCGGAGGATTTGCGCGGGGATGAGAAGGAGACGGTCGAGACCAAGGACGACAATACTGTCGGCCCAAacggcgaggagacggaTGCGACCAAGGATGTGGTGGAAAACACCGACGACTGCGACGGCCTCATGGACGATTCTCCGGCCGACCAAACGGATTCGACGATCCACAAAAGTCACGCGTCGTCCATTTGCACGGGCGGCACCGAGGACCGTTGGAGCTGCGACGGCTcctccttgacggcctcgacgttgGAGCGGCCGCATTCGAGAGCCGAGGAGATGACGGAGGAAGACACGCCCAAGAAGCTGGCCAAGGAGGTCGACTCGCCGAATGCCCTTGGTAGGCTAGCTCTGACCGCAGTTTGA
- a CDS encoding chromatin remodeling complex subunit: MSSSAAKWREEQVLIICPGSRMTMAQLGCSELTPPTNRFPTRMFKDGDGREWRPYHTFKRTRVVAGVELEEWVEDVDSDEGAVFPIEGGRIVCMDAFLAFLDHIHSMLTTTYHNTPIMLMASPQWTRPDCETIAQYIFEKTRTPALCMIHSGLATHYGLKWPNMTVIDIGFEKVDVTAIHDGRIVNHIDLGSPRADGSISGGEVFTRKLMKLLEGKGFSREMAEQLKRSVICEVLPYAPAGERLVELPKAVATSISPIAAAPPDAFRPNDSARDTAVDNEDGSGVTNNGNDGNDGPEPDADDDGVLDVAAIVTSGQTKEFLAKKEREKGKSGRKAKDAEGEAASARPVRLPNSKRTHNVFAFEEVVQEEVKKVLEPKPEQAPAEQADKQPAGEQPSGEQPSGEQPAESQPSQTGTAQGNEAAPPPQATVGEMGEPSKSAKDGTDVKPAEPSNGVAGVPSPTAAEPPQQETAINGSNDTPEFRSKRVRRDVEVGLERFTFADREEIDRIVSAIYRTIQGIDDMYMRPACWDNLVFVGNGARLRGLKDNILQTLHARHLISPSTATMFTSELPSNVATPTGTGSQTPTGSFNGAPHQLSSSGVNPLLQAATTASSLGAAANAASAAAVATPAAGSDAAGPAAGHHFHSQTPTSIKTAALPTYLAEWTKNGFEESMFLGAQVAARIAFCIHTNMDTQSIEAQRLMSLSRVDYNELGPKAIRTHSMLG, from the exons atgtcgagctcggcggcgaaaTGGCGCGAGGAGCAGGTCCTCATCATCTGCCCCGGCAGCCGTATGACCATGGCCCAGCTGGGGTGCAGCGAGCTGACGCCGCCTACGAATCGCTTCCCGACGCGCATGttcaaggacggcgacggtcgcGAGTGGAGGCCCTATCATACCTTTAAGCGCACCcgtgtcgtcgccggcgtcgagttGGAAGAGTGGGTGGAGGATGTCGACTCGGATGAGGGTGCCGTCTTTCCCATCGAGG GAGGACGCATCGTCTGCATGgacgccttcctcgccttTCTCGACCACATTCATTCCATGCTCACGACGACTTACCACAACACGCCCATCATGCTCATGGCCTCACCGCAGTGGACACGCCCCGACTGCGAGACAATTGCCCAGTACATTTTTGAGAAGACGCGCACGCCCGCCCTCTGCATGATTCACAGCGGCCTCGCCACCCACTACGGACTCAAGTGGCCCAACATGACCGTCATCGACATCGGCTTCGAAAAGGTCGACGTCACCGCCATTCACGACGGCCGCATCGTGAATCACATAGACCTAGGCTCCCCACGCGCCGACGGATCCatcagcggcggcgaggtttTTACTCGCAAGCTGATGAAGCTCCTCGAGGGCAAGGGGTTCAGTCGTGAAATGGCGGAGCAGCTGAAGAGGAGTGTCATCTGCGAGGTGCTACCGTATGCACCGGCCGGTGAACGCTTGGTCGAGTTGCCAaaggccgtcgccaccaGCATCTCTCCCATCGCAGCGGCACCACCCGATGCGTTCCGACCGAACGATTCGGCGAGGGATACGGCAGTCGACAACGAGGACGGTAGCGGCGTAACTAACAACGGCAatgacggcaacgacggcccCGAGCCCGatgcggacgacgacggcgtgctgGACGTTGCTGCCATTGTTACGAGCGGCCAGACCAAAGAATTTCTCGCAAAGAAGGAAAGGGAAAAAGGAAAGTCCGGAAGGAAAGCGAAGGATGCAGAGGGTGAggctgcgtcggcgaggcctgTGCGTCTGCCAAACTCGAAGCGGACGCACAACGTCTTTGCGTTCGAGGAGGTTGTCCAAGAAGAGGTGAAGAAAGTTCTGGAGCCGAAGCCAGAACAAGCCCCGGCAGAGCAGGCGGACAAGCAGCCAGCCGGAGAACAGCCATCCGGAGAACAGCCATCTGGAGAGCAGCCAGCCGAATCGCAGCCGAGCCAGACCGGCACGGCACAGGGCAACGaagctgctcctcctccgcaaGCAACCGTGGGCGAGATGGGAGAGCCAAGCAAATCTGCCAAAGATGGCACCGACGTCAAGCCGGCCGAGCCGAgcaacggcgtcgccggcgtgccATCGCCAACGGCAGCCGAGCCGCCCCAGCAGGAGACGGCCATCAACGGCAGCAATGATACCCCTGAATTCAGGTCCAAGCGCGTCCGCCGTGACGTCGAGGTGGGCCTTGAGCGCTTCACCTTTGCCGACCGCGAAGAGATCGACCGGATCGTCTCGGCCATCTACCGCACCATTCagggcatcgacgacatgtacatgcgcccTGCCTGCTGGGACAatctcgtcttcgtcggcaaTGGCGCCCGCCTGCGTGGCCTCAAGGATAACATTCTGCAGACCCTCCACGCTCGTCATCTCATCTCGCCATCCACCGCCACCATGTTCACGTCGGAGCTGCCATCCAAcgtggcgacgccgacgggcacCGGAAGCCAGACGCCGACGGGTTCTTTCAACGGCGCCCCCCATCAGCTTTCCTCGAGCGGCGTTAACCCGCTCCTtcaggcggcgacgacggcgagctctctcggtgccgccgcaaatgctgcttctgccgccgccgtggccacccccgccgccggctccgacgCCGCGGGACCCGCCGCGGGACACCACTTCCACAGCCAGACGCCAACGAGCATcaagacggcggcgctgccgacATATCTCGCTGAATGGACCAAGAACGGCTTCGAAGAGTCCATGTTCCTCGGCGCTCAGGTCGCCGCTCGCATCGCTTTTTGCATCCACACCAACATGGACACGCAGAGCATTGAAGCCCAGCGCCTGATGAGTTTGAGTCGGGTCGACTATAA CGAGTTGGGCCCCAAGGCCATCCGCACGCATTCCATGCTTGGCTGA
- a CDS encoding MATE efflux family protein subfamily, translated as MDRGRDAASPNGRDRRSLGAGTHRMLSSSPLAEQALADDIAACSDDDYSDLDVPSHGHDMYRRPSGVAYGGARPVFNQQPLDEPVLTPLERKRSRNAERSLLRDNHVLPPKHGHDGKNIQPGLGSRIYRRLFSTKLPSNEARGQPAQSRQPTERSPLLDGANGANGLNGHASDSPSTDDVEQQWEEAVASGRLRTTWQRETKTLLSYSAPLIATFVLQYSINVTSIFAVGRIGKVELGAVSLANMSSAISCLAPFQGLATSLDTLCAQAYGSGHKHLVGLQCQRMATFLLCLAAPVVVLWLFSEQILVHLVPDPESARLAGLYLRVMIFSIPGVILFEVGKRFLQAQGLFRATTYILLVAAPFNMFIMWLLVWKLGLGFVGAPIAVAITDTLLPILLVIYVKFFGGSQCWGGFSRRAFTNWWVMIRLALPGMIMVEAEWLAFEIMTLMSSRFGTEYLAAQSVLGTLTTISYQIPFPMSIAASTRVANLIGAGLVDAARVTAKVTFVAACLLGILNLVIYSTLRYHLPVLFTDDQGVIELVAKVLPLVAVMQVFDGLGSGAHGLLRGIGKQSIGGPANLIAYYVISLPISLGLAFGLDWKLEGLWIGVTVGLIVVSSIEYPYLLKTDWHKAAAEAAARNASG; from the exons ATGGATCGTGGACGGGATGCAGCATCCCCCAATGGCAGGGACCGCCGCTCTCTCGGCGCGGGAACCCATCGAATGCTGTCCAGCTCGCCTCTCGCCGAACAAGCCCTCGCCGATGACATCGCCGCCTGCTCAGACGATGACTACTCTGACCTGGATGTCCCTTCCCACGGCCACGACATGTATCGCCGTCCCAGCGGCGTCGCGTACGGCGGCGCACGCCCCGTCTTTAACCAGCAGCCCTTGGACGAACCCGTCCTGACCCCGCTTGAGCGGAAGCGGTCTCGCAACGCTGAGAGGAGCCTGCTGAGGGACAACCATGTTCTTCCCCCGAAgcatggccacgacggcaagAACATCCAGCCAGGACTAGGTTCGCGCATATATAGACGCCTCTTCAGCACCAAGCTACCTTCCAACGAAGCCCGGGGCCAGCCTGCCCAGTCTCGTCAGCCAACGGAGCGCTCgcccctcctcgacggcgccaacggcgcCAACGGCCTCAACGGCCACGCATCCGATTCCCCCTCGACCGATGACGTCGAGCAGCAGTGGGAagaggccgtcgcctccggcCGACTTCGAACCACCTGGCAGCGAGAGACCAAGACGCTCCTGTCCTACTCGGCGCCTCTGATAGCCACCTTCGTCCTTCAGTACTCCATCAACGTGACGAGCATCTTCGCCGTCGGTAGGATCGGCAAGGTTGAGCTCGGAGCCGTATCCC TCGCCAACATGTCATCCGCCATTTCCTGCCTCGCACCCTTCCAGGGCCTCGCTACAAGCTTGGACACCCTCTGCGCTCAGGCCTACGGCTCCGGGCACAAGCACCTCGTCGGATTGCAGTGCCAGCGAATGGCCACTTTCCTCCTTTGCCTTGCCGCCCCTGTCGTCGTCCTGTGGCTTTTCTCCGAACAGatcctcgtccacctcgtcccCGACCCCGAATCCGCCAGGCTGGCTGGCTTGTACCTTAGGGTCATGATCTTCTCCATCCCCGGCGTCATCCTCTTTGAGGTCGGCAAGCGCTTCTTGCAGGCCCAGGGTCTCTTTCGAGCTACCACGtacatcctcctcgtcgccgcgcccTTCAACATGTTCATCATGTGGCTTTTGGTCTGGAAGTTGGGCCTaggcttcgtcggcgcccccattgccgtcgccatcaccgACACCCTGCTGCCCATTCTCCTCGTCATCTACGTCAAGTTCTTCGGCGGCTCCCAGTGCTGGGGGGGATTTAGCCGCCGAGCCTTCACCAATTGGTGGGTCATGATCCGCCTGGCCCTGCCCGGCATGATCATGGTCGAGGCCGAATGGCTCGCCTTTGAGATCATGACGCTCATGTCCAGCCGCTTCGGTACCGAATACCTTGCAGCCCAGAGCGTTCTGGGCACTCTTACCACCATCTCCTACCAGATTCCCTTCCCAAtgtccatcgccgcctccacCCGGGTTGCCAACCTgatcggcgccggcttgGTTGATGCCGCAAGGGTGACTGCTAAAGTG ACATTTGTTGCCGCCTGCCTTCTCGGCATCCTCAACCTCGTCATCTACAGCACCCTACGGTACCACCTGCCTGTCCTATTCACCGACGATCAGGGCGTCATCGAACTTGTCGCCAAGGTCTtacccctcgtcgccgtcatgcaGGTCTTCGACGGGCTCGGCAGTGGAGCACACGGTCTGCTGCGCGGCATTGGCAAGCAGTCCATCGGCGGGCCGGCAAACCTGATTGCCTACTACGTCATCTCGCTACCCAtctccctcggcctcgcctttGGACTCGACTGGAAGCTCGAGGGCCTGTGGATCGGCGTCACAGTTGGGTTGATTGT CGTGTCCTCAATCGAGTATCCGTACCTGCTCAAGACGGACTGGCACAAGGCGGCTGCCGAGGCGGCTGCCCGAAACGCCTCAGGTTAG